One genomic segment of Macrobrachium rosenbergii isolate ZJJX-2024 chromosome 40, ASM4041242v1, whole genome shotgun sequence includes these proteins:
- the LOC136826127 gene encoding LOW QUALITY PROTEIN: uncharacterized protein (The sequence of the model RefSeq protein was modified relative to this genomic sequence to represent the inferred CDS: inserted 1 base in 1 codon): MPSKSSSNFYLHKLRGFHLKRLKRQKRQAGTSLKFVNSSIPSLQTSGTILLETRESSPDLCHIRGSAPAVKRYKEIKQKNITTHTLKLQDGRPLMNTSNSDVKEVGKISESSKNYFKHFCTSSVKHLAQRSLLKSRLLLGRKRANLPDSETRGSDEGKITERKIVSLPNNLTVEAIHYKCKILQLHDTKCNCSTPRLHIYLTTNHRCGDKCSAESYQYSDNISSNSPADIPRNKYIFAVMTGKSKAKGQLKKIAADQKVRKTPRKRGVKSLTNLSTFNNKPQGSRKSLMTIRNEEPESELLGEECESLPTIMSTLSGDVEYIVLDDNTFNLNANNMTNTSQGKDDPRSSTAVEEDVKPEIQGXSKCTNSKESRSWEDILERCLSEVSYQSGRYKGGLSQLQDNKIKSEPAEEGNTNKNTEASSSLAEVCTNHCPSIRDIFGDVNIKDEPVDNIDENDMSVEAFSQEIMKLTDAEKSGNGNSWSVDKNNSLDQDISSNKGLFAGLLKEEIKATKDESKEESKSSTVVHVKEEIDTNKESKDNDGDDDDYSSDSSLGPLQIDEGEQPPAEEEPVNVPVMPTPATSLILPSVNIISPFKIKIFFGTPHRVHLEKPHELFEAATVSAPVTGASQIQNSVVSNKGSEKKHNVMEEEDSETDSSQALVQSEPTPMPSLTCAYCQTVCSDIKALAKHFEDHQRDGLIICYFCQKSFGDKTSMKRHMRTHTGEKPYQCKVCGKRFSLPGNFKKHRDIHEDIRTEPCEVCGKTFRRKEHLKYHMRTHTGEKPYTCGECGTSFTARYSLQIHMNIHLGKKPYKCTYCTKAFSDKSTMRKHVRVHTGEKPFHCEMCGRCFGESGTLAAHMATHRTERPYKCKLCSLCFKTTGGLRQHEKIHTGLKQYACRFCGVKFLQKYNMTMHERIHTGEKPYSCSHCSRSFRSRSCLAKHVVLHGGEEERRYECEHCNSRFYRKAHLRRHIDTHLGIKNYECDICSKKFCTRISLVNHLKTFHAQGARRFPCTWCGRVFKRQVYVHTHECIRDPEKVEQYKKQMRAAAAAAAAGDNTQSKDDKNENSSDTDYSNIDIKSEPEDLVEEVSGLGSIESVIGNASFDAQPDLIKEDPS; encoded by the exons ATGCCCAGTAAGTCATCTTCTAATTTTTATCTACATAAATTAAGGGGCTTCCATTTGAAACGTCTGAAAAGACAGAAGAGGCAAGCCGGTACTTCCTTGAAATTTGTGAATTCTTCCATTCCTTCTCTGCAGACATCAGGTACAATACTGTTGGAAACGAGAGAAAGTTCGCCTGATCTATGCCACATCCGGGGTTCAGCTCCTGCTGTCAAGAGGTATAAGGAAATCAAACAAAAGAACATTACAACACACACTCTGAAGCTACAGGATGGGAGGCCTCTGATGAACACCTCTAATAGTGATGTAAAAGAAGTTGGGAAAATTAGTGAAAGttctaaaaactattttaaacacTTTTGTACATCTTCAGTCAAACACCTAGCACAAAGGAGTTTGCTTAAAAGCAGGTTGTTACTTGGTCGAAAGAGAGCAAACCTACCTGACTCCGAAACGAGAGGTTCTGATGAAGGAAAAATAACTGAGAGGAAAATTGTATCACTGCCTAATAATTTAACAGTAGAGGCTAttcattataaatgtaaaattttacaaCTCCACGATACCAAGTGTAATTGTTCAACCCCACGACTCCATATTTACCTAACTACCAATCACAGGTGTGGTGACAAGTGTTCTGCAGAGTCATACCAATATTCAGATAATATTTCCTCCAACTCTCCTGCAGACATTCCTAGAAACAAGTATATTTTTGCAGTCATGACGGGGAAATCGAAAGCAAAAGGGCAGCTGAAGAAAATTGCTGCCGATCAGAAAGTGAGAAAAACTCCCAGGAAGAGAGGTGTTAAATCTCTGACCAACCTCTCAACTTTCAACAACAAACCACAAGGTAGCAGAAAGAGTCTCATGACCATACGAAATGAAGAGCCTGAATCTGAACTGTTAGGGGAAGAATGCGAGTCTTTGCCCACTATAATGAGTACTCTCTCTGGTGATGTTGAATACATTGTTCTCGATGACAACACTTTTAATCTGAATGCAAATAATATGACTAATACATCACAAGGAAAAGACGATCCTAGAAGTTCCACCGCAGTTGAAGAGGATGTTAAGCCAGAGATTCAAG TTAGTAAATGCACAAACTCAAAAGAAAGCAGATCCTGGGAGGACATACTTGAACGATGTTTGTCAGAAGTAAGCTACCAGTCTGGTAGATATAAAGGTGGCTTAAGTCAGCTCCAGGACAATAAAATAAAGAGTGAACCGGCTGAGGagggaaatacaaataaaaacacagaagcATCAAGTAGTCTTGCAGAAGTATGTACAAATCACTGTCCTTCTATTCGGGATATATTTGGGGATGTCAACATCAAAGATGAACCAGTTGATAACATTGATGAAAATGACATGTCAGTCGAAGCCTTCAGCCAAGAAATAATGAAGCTGACGGACGCTGAAAAAAGTGGAAACGGCAATTCTTGGTCtgttgataaaaataattctttagatCAAGACATATCGTCAAATAAAGGACTTTTTGCTGGACTTCTCAAGGAAGAAATAAAAGCGACCAAAGatgaaagcaaggaagaaagTAAGTCTAGTACGGTAGTGCATGttaaagaagaaattgatacAAATAAGGAATCAAAAGAtaatgatggcgatgatgatgattacagtTCAGACAGTTCCCTCGGCCCACTTCAGATAGATGAAGGAGAACAGCCTCCAGCTGAAGAAGAACCTGTCAATGTTCCTGTGATGCCGACTCCTGCTACAAGTCTAATATTGCCAAGCGTCAACATAATAAGTCCATTCAAGATAAAAATCTTTTTCGGTACTCCTCACCGTGTCCATCTTGAAAAACCTCATGAGTTGTTTGAAGCTGCCACTGTTAGCGCACCTGTTACTGGAGCAAGTCAAATCCAAAACAGTGTAGTTTCAAATAAAGGCAGTGAAAAGAAACACAATGTGATGGAGGAAGAAGATTCTGAAACAGACTCCTCACAAGCATTAGTCCAGAGTGAGCCAACACCAATGCCAAGTCTCACCTGTGCATATTGTCAAACAGTTTGTTCTGATATCAAAGCATTAGCAAAACACTTTGAAGACCATCAGAGGGATGGgcttattatttgttatttttgtcaaaaaagtTTTGGCGATAAAACAAGCATGAAGCGGCACATGAGGACTCACACGGGAGAAAAGCCTTACCAGTGTAAGGTGTGCGGAAAGAGATTCAGTCTTCCAGGTAACTTTAAAAAGCACAGAGATATTCACGAAGACATCAGAACTGAGCCTTGTGAGGTATGCGGGAAAACTTTTCGGCGGAAAGAGCACCTAAAGTATCACATGAGGACTCATACTGGAGAAAAGCCATATACCTGTGGTGAATGTGGCACTTCCTTTACAGCCAGGTATTCTTTGCAAATCCATATGAACATTCATTTGGGAAAGAAGCCTTACAAATGTACTTACTGCACCAAAGCCTTCTCAGACAAATCCACGATGCGTAAACATGTTCGCGTCCATACAGGTGAAAAACCGTTCCATTGTGAAATGTGTGGTAGATGTTTTGGGGAATCCGGCACACTAGCAGCTCACATGGCAACACATCGAACTGAAAGACCTTACAAATGCAAGCTGTGTTCTCTATGTTTTAAAACAACAGGAGGATTGAGACAGCATGAAAAAATTCATACTGGGCTGAAACAGTATGCTTGCAGGTTCTGTGGGGTGAAATTTTTGCAGAAATATAACATGACAATGCACGAACGAATTCACACTGGAGAAAAACCCTATTCATGCAGCCACTGCAGCCGAAGTTTCAGGAGCCGATCGTGCTTGGCTAAACACGTTGTCTTGCAtgggggagaagaagaaagacgTTATGAGTGTGAACACTGCAACAGTCGGTTTTATCGCAAAGCTCACCTCAGAAGACATATAGACACACATTTAGGgattaaaaattatgaatgtgaTATCTGTTCAAAGAAGTTCTGTACGCGAATTAGTCTTGTCAATCATCTGAAGACCTTCCACGCCCAAGGTGCTAGGAGATTTCCCTGTACCTGGTGTGGGAGAGTATTCAAAAGACAAGTTTATGTCCATACTCACGAGTGTATAAGAGATCCAGAGAAAGTGGAGCAATACAAGAAACAAATGAGAGCTGCCGCCGCAGCTGCGGCAGCAGGTGACAACACCCAATCTAAagatgacaaaaatgaaaattccagtGATACGGATTATTCAAACATAGACATAAAGAGTGAGCCAGAGGATCTTGTGGAAGAAGTCAGTGGCTTGGGATCAATTGAGAGCGTCATTGGGAATGCAAGCTTTGATGCTCAACCGGATTTGATAAAAGAAGATCCATCTTGA